One part of the Hydra vulgaris chromosome 01, alternate assembly HydraT2T_AEP genome encodes these proteins:
- the LOC136074314 gene encoding uncharacterized protein LOC136074314: MWLCYSPKLDAVYCEPCWLFSEERKAKDNWREHGVRDWRGLSKKIKIYENSQQHIFACCIYEKWRHNETIDKNIEEQIRYQSNFWVQVLERIVNITLALCKNSLAFRGHRESIDNEYNGNFLTQVQLLAKYDNVMK, translated from the coding sequence ATGTGGCTTTGCTATTCCCCAAAACTTGATGCCGTTTATTGCGAGCCTTGTTGGCTTTTCTCAGAAGAACGAAAAGCAAAGGATAACTGGCGTGAGCATGGTGTCAGAGATTGGCGTGgtctttctaaaaaaattaaaatttacgaAAATAGTCAACAACATATATTTGCTTGTTGCATTTATGAAAAATGGCGACATAATGAaacaattgataaaaatatagaagAACAAATACGATACCAATCAAATTTTTGGGTGCAAGTCTTAGAGCGGATAGTAAATATAACATTGGCACTTTGTAAAAATTCTTTGGCTTTTCGTGGTCATCGTGAATCAATTGACAATGAAtataatggtaattttttaacCCAAGTTCAACTTTTAGCTAAGTATGATAATGTTATGAAGTAA
- the LOC136074315 gene encoding zinc finger MYM-type protein 1-like, which yields MPNGSIKYLSHQIQNEVIHCLATHLKATLTADINSSPFYSIKMDTTQDITKRDQLSQVFRYVKIIKNEKDEATSIEIKEVFLGFTEIYNHTAAGLHEEILNLLEKHHIKLSNCRGQGYDGANVMSGIYNGVQALFKKNQPNAMYMHCAAHNLNLVFNDAVKCCVEIASFFVMLEDVYSFFGNSINRWDLLFKYTGESQITLKRLNPTRWAERHTSLFAVKIRFLDIMKALSEISITSTKREEREEAVRIQKNMNCFEFVFLCVLLSKILNEVHIPSKLLQTKNLDLTTASGSLENASKNLKQYRKMFDSAKLEAVEIATTWQIPAKFFQKRRKIVKRHFDELSTDHRFDSSEF from the coding sequence ATGCCAAATGgatctataaaatatttaagccATCAAATTCAAAATGAAGTCATACATTGCCTTGCAACGCATTTAAAAGCCACTCTTACTGCTGATATTAATAGTTCgcctttttattcaattaaaatggATACAACACAAGATATTACTAAAAGAGATCAGCTCAGTCAAGTATTTAGATacgtaaaaattattaaaaatgaaaaagatgaaGCCACATCAATTGAAATTAAAGAAGTTTTCTTGGGATTCACGGAAATATATAACCACACTGCTGCTGGACTAcatgaagaaattttaaatctgttagaaaaacatcatataaaattaagtaaCTGCAGGGGTCAAGGTTATGATGGTGCGAACGTCATGAGTGGGATATACAATGGGGTTCAGGccctttttaagaaaaatcaacCCAATGCTATGTATATGCATTGCGCAGCTcataatttaaatcttgtttttaacGATGCGGTTAAATGTTGTGTTGAAATTGCTTCATTTTTTGTAATGCTAGAAGATGTGTATTCATTTTTCGGAAATAGCATAAACAGGTGGGATCTACTATTCAAATATACAGGAGAATcacaaataacattaaaaaggtTAAATCCAACGCGATGGGCAGAACGACATACTTCTCTTTTCGCCGTTAAAATTCGCTTTCTTGATATAATGAAAGCTCTTTCCGAGATATCAATAACAAGTACAAAACGTGAAGAACGCGAAGAAGCAGTacgaatacaaaaaaatatgaactgtttcgaatttgtttttttatgcgTGCTTTTGTCTAAAATCCTTAATGAGGTACATATACCATCAAAATTGCtgcaaactaaaaatttagatcTTACGACAGCTTCAGGTTCTCTAGAAAATGccagcaaaaatttaaaacaatatagaaAGATGTTTGATTCAGCAAAACTTGAAGCGGTAGAAATAGCGACTACGTGGCAGATTCctgcaaaattttttcaaaaaagaagaaaaattgtGAAAAGGCATTTTGACGAATTATCTACAGATCACCGTTTTGATAGTAGTGAGTTTTGA